A stretch of the Panicum virgatum strain AP13 chromosome 9N, P.virgatum_v5, whole genome shotgun sequence genome encodes the following:
- the LOC120687891 gene encoding peroxisomal (S)-2-hydroxy-acid oxidase GLO1-like isoform X4 has product MRKLCRRSHPSSRPPIAHPTSRSVPFSHLFPRFPPRLCLHAETSVPLTATAQASSYTTCAPRSCSIPSFSTASDPPPPRPSVKKVQGPIFAFVSQRVVWGLRPAAKPPWGRSPTSWSTRPSRSRSFPRWPTTTTPPAPRTSGRSRRTGRPSPGSWEYATARAASAAGTIMALSSWATSSVEEVASTGPGIRFFQLYVYKDRKVVEQLVRRAERAGFKAIALTVDTPRLGRREADIKNRFVLPPHLTLKNFEGLDLGKMDQLDYVPATISALEEVVTAAQGRIPVYLDGGVRRGTDVFKALALGASGIFVGRPVVFALAAEGEAGVRNVLRMLREEFELTMALSGCTTLADINRSHILTEGDRLRPTPRL; this is encoded by the exons ATGAGGAAGCTGTGTCGGAGGAGCCATCCTTCATCACGACCTCCAATAGCTCATCCAACCTCTCGGTCGGTCCCTTTCTCGCATCTCTTCCCACGTTTCCCCCCGCGCCTTTGTCTCCATGCAGAAACCTCCGTCCCTCTCACCGCCACTGCACAAGCCTCCTCCTATACTACCTGCGCTCCTCGCTCTTGCTCGATCCCTAGCTTCTCCACTGCCTCCGAtcctccccctccccgtccTTCTGTAAAG AAAGTTCAGGGTCCGATATTCGCTTTCGTTTCGCAGAGAGTGGTGTGGGggctccggccggcggcgaagccACCATGGGGGAGATCACCAACGTCATGGAGTACCAGGCCATCGCGGAGCAGAAGCTTCCCAAGATGGCCTACGACTACTACGCCTCCGGCGCCGAGGACGAGTGGACGCTCAAGGAGAACCGGgaggccttctccaggatcct GGGAGTATGCAACTGCACGGGCAGCATCAGCAGCAGGGACTATCATG GCACTGTCGTCATGGGCTACTTCAAGCGTCGAGGAGGTCGCCTCGACCGGGCCAGGAATCCGTTTCTTCCAGCTATAT GTGTACAAGGACAGGAAGGTGGTGGAGCAGCTGGTGAGAAGGGCCGAGAGGGCCGGGTTCAAGGCGATCGCGCTCACCGTGGACACCCCACGCCTCGGCCGCCGCGAAGCCGACATCAAGAACAG GTTCGTTCTGCCGCCACACCTGACGCTGAAGAACTTTGAGGGCCTGGACCTCGGCAAGATGGACCAG CTGGACTACGTGCCGGCCACCATCAGCGCCCTCGAGGAG GTCGTGACGGCGGCCCAGGGGCGCATCCCGGTGTacctcgacggcggcgtccgCCGCGGCACCGACGTCTTCAAGGCGCTCGCCCTCGGCGCCTCCGGCATCTTC GTCGGGAGGCCGGTGGTGTTCGCgctggcggcggagggcgaggcgggcGTCCGGAACGTGCTGCGGATGCTGCGGGAGGAGTTCGAGCTGACCATGGCCCTCAGCGGCTGCACGACGCTGGCCGACATCAACCGCAGCCACATCCTGACCGAGGGCGACCGCCTCCGCCCCACGCCCAGGTTGTGA
- the LOC120687891 gene encoding peroxisomal (S)-2-hydroxy-acid oxidase GLO1-like isoform X1 → MRKLCRRSHPSSRPPIAHPTSRSVPFSHLFPRFPPRLCLHAETSVPLTATAQASSYTTCAPRSCSIPSFSTASDPPPPRPSVKKVQGPIFAFVSQRVVWGLRPAAKPPWGRSPTSWSTRPSRSRSFPRWPTTTTPPAPRTSGRSRRTGRPSPGSWEYATARAASAAGTIMALSSWATSSVEEVASTGPGIRFFQLYVYKDRKVVEQLVRRAERAGFKAIALTVDTPRLGRREADIKNRFVLPPHLTLKNFEGLDLGKMDQANDSGLASYVAGQIDRTLSWKDVKWLQSITSLPILVKGVVTTEDARLAVHSGAAGIIVSNHGARQLDYVPATISALEEVVTAAQGRIPVYLDGGVRRGTDVFKALALGASGIFVGRPVVFALAAEGEAGVRNVLRMLREEFELTMALSGCTTLADINRSHILTEGDRLRPTPRL, encoded by the exons ATGAGGAAGCTGTGTCGGAGGAGCCATCCTTCATCACGACCTCCAATAGCTCATCCAACCTCTCGGTCGGTCCCTTTCTCGCATCTCTTCCCACGTTTCCCCCCGCGCCTTTGTCTCCATGCAGAAACCTCCGTCCCTCTCACCGCCACTGCACAAGCCTCCTCCTATACTACCTGCGCTCCTCGCTCTTGCTCGATCCCTAGCTTCTCCACTGCCTCCGAtcctccccctccccgtccTTCTGTAAAG AAAGTTCAGGGTCCGATATTCGCTTTCGTTTCGCAGAGAGTGGTGTGGGggctccggccggcggcgaagccACCATGGGGGAGATCACCAACGTCATGGAGTACCAGGCCATCGCGGAGCAGAAGCTTCCCAAGATGGCCTACGACTACTACGCCTCCGGCGCCGAGGACGAGTGGACGCTCAAGGAGAACCGGgaggccttctccaggatcct GGGAGTATGCAACTGCACGGGCAGCATCAGCAGCAGGGACTATCATG GCACTGTCGTCATGGGCTACTTCAAGCGTCGAGGAGGTCGCCTCGACCGGGCCAGGAATCCGTTTCTTCCAGCTATAT GTGTACAAGGACAGGAAGGTGGTGGAGCAGCTGGTGAGAAGGGCCGAGAGGGCCGGGTTCAAGGCGATCGCGCTCACCGTGGACACCCCACGCCTCGGCCGCCGCGAAGCCGACATCAAGAACAG GTTCGTTCTGCCGCCACACCTGACGCTGAAGAACTTTGAGGGCCTGGACCTCGGCAAGATGGACCAG GCCAACGATTCCGGGCTCGCGTCGTACGTTGCTGGGCAAATTGACCGCACCCTGAGCTGGAAG GATGTCAAGTGGCTGCAGAGCATCACCTCGCTGCCGATCCTGGTGAAGGGAGTCGTCACGACAGAGGACG CGAGGCTGGCCGTCCACTCCGGCGCGGCGGGCATCATCGTGTCGAACCACGGCGCGCGCCAGCTGGACTACGTGCCGGCCACCATCAGCGCCCTCGAGGAG GTCGTGACGGCGGCCCAGGGGCGCATCCCGGTGTacctcgacggcggcgtccgCCGCGGCACCGACGTCTTCAAGGCGCTCGCCCTCGGCGCCTCCGGCATCTTC GTCGGGAGGCCGGTGGTGTTCGCgctggcggcggagggcgaggcgggcGTCCGGAACGTGCTGCGGATGCTGCGGGAGGAGTTCGAGCTGACCATGGCCCTCAGCGGCTGCACGACGCTGGCCGACATCAACCGCAGCCACATCCTGACCGAGGGCGACCGCCTCCGCCCCACGCCCAGGTTGTGA
- the LOC120687891 gene encoding peroxisomal (S)-2-hydroxy-acid oxidase GLO1-like isoform X2, with protein sequence MRKLCRRSHPSSRPPIAHPTSRSVPFSHLFPRFPPRLCLHAETSVPLTATAQASSYTTCAPRSCSIPSFSTASDPPPPRPSVKRVVWGLRPAAKPPWGRSPTSWSTRPSRSRSFPRWPTTTTPPAPRTSGRSRRTGRPSPGSWEYATARAASAAGTIMALSSWATSSVEEVASTGPGIRFFQLYVYKDRKVVEQLVRRAERAGFKAIALTVDTPRLGRREADIKNRFVLPPHLTLKNFEGLDLGKMDQANDSGLASYVAGQIDRTLSWKDVKWLQSITSLPILVKGVVTTEDARLAVHSGAAGIIVSNHGARQLDYVPATISALEEVVTAAQGRIPVYLDGGVRRGTDVFKALALGASGIFVGRPVVFALAAEGEAGVRNVLRMLREEFELTMALSGCTTLADINRSHILTEGDRLRPTPRL encoded by the exons ATGAGGAAGCTGTGTCGGAGGAGCCATCCTTCATCACGACCTCCAATAGCTCATCCAACCTCTCGGTCGGTCCCTTTCTCGCATCTCTTCCCACGTTTCCCCCCGCGCCTTTGTCTCCATGCAGAAACCTCCGTCCCTCTCACCGCCACTGCACAAGCCTCCTCCTATACTACCTGCGCTCCTCGCTCTTGCTCGATCCCTAGCTTCTCCACTGCCTCCGAtcctccccctccccgtccTTCTGTAAAG AGAGTGGTGTGGGggctccggccggcggcgaagccACCATGGGGGAGATCACCAACGTCATGGAGTACCAGGCCATCGCGGAGCAGAAGCTTCCCAAGATGGCCTACGACTACTACGCCTCCGGCGCCGAGGACGAGTGGACGCTCAAGGAGAACCGGgaggccttctccaggatcct GGGAGTATGCAACTGCACGGGCAGCATCAGCAGCAGGGACTATCATG GCACTGTCGTCATGGGCTACTTCAAGCGTCGAGGAGGTCGCCTCGACCGGGCCAGGAATCCGTTTCTTCCAGCTATAT GTGTACAAGGACAGGAAGGTGGTGGAGCAGCTGGTGAGAAGGGCCGAGAGGGCCGGGTTCAAGGCGATCGCGCTCACCGTGGACACCCCACGCCTCGGCCGCCGCGAAGCCGACATCAAGAACAG GTTCGTTCTGCCGCCACACCTGACGCTGAAGAACTTTGAGGGCCTGGACCTCGGCAAGATGGACCAG GCCAACGATTCCGGGCTCGCGTCGTACGTTGCTGGGCAAATTGACCGCACCCTGAGCTGGAAG GATGTCAAGTGGCTGCAGAGCATCACCTCGCTGCCGATCCTGGTGAAGGGAGTCGTCACGACAGAGGACG CGAGGCTGGCCGTCCACTCCGGCGCGGCGGGCATCATCGTGTCGAACCACGGCGCGCGCCAGCTGGACTACGTGCCGGCCACCATCAGCGCCCTCGAGGAG GTCGTGACGGCGGCCCAGGGGCGCATCCCGGTGTacctcgacggcggcgtccgCCGCGGCACCGACGTCTTCAAGGCGCTCGCCCTCGGCGCCTCCGGCATCTTC GTCGGGAGGCCGGTGGTGTTCGCgctggcggcggagggcgaggcgggcGTCCGGAACGTGCTGCGGATGCTGCGGGAGGAGTTCGAGCTGACCATGGCCCTCAGCGGCTGCACGACGCTGGCCGACATCAACCGCAGCCACATCCTGACCGAGGGCGACCGCCTCCGCCCCACGCCCAGGTTGTGA
- the LOC120687891 gene encoding peroxisomal (S)-2-hydroxy-acid oxidase-like isoform X3: MRKLCRRSHPSSRPPIAHPTSRSVPFSHLFPRFPPRLCLHAETSVPLTATAQASSYTTCAPRSCSIPSFSTASDPPPPRPSVKKVQGPIFAFVSQRVVWGLRPAAKPPWGRSPTSWSTRPSRSRSFPRWPTTTTPPAPRTSGRSRRTGRPSPGSWEYATARAASAAGTIMALSSWATSSVEEVASTGPGIRFFQLYVYKDRKVVEQLVRRAERAGFKAIALTVDTPRLGRREADIKNRFVLPPHLTLKNFEGLDLGKMDQSNHGARQLDYVPATISALEEVVTAAQGRIPVYLDGGVRRGTDVFKALALGASGIFVGRPVVFALAAEGEAGVRNVLRMLREEFELTMALSGCTTLADINRSHILTEGDRLRPTPRL; the protein is encoded by the exons ATGAGGAAGCTGTGTCGGAGGAGCCATCCTTCATCACGACCTCCAATAGCTCATCCAACCTCTCGGTCGGTCCCTTTCTCGCATCTCTTCCCACGTTTCCCCCCGCGCCTTTGTCTCCATGCAGAAACCTCCGTCCCTCTCACCGCCACTGCACAAGCCTCCTCCTATACTACCTGCGCTCCTCGCTCTTGCTCGATCCCTAGCTTCTCCACTGCCTCCGAtcctccccctccccgtccTTCTGTAAAG AAAGTTCAGGGTCCGATATTCGCTTTCGTTTCGCAGAGAGTGGTGTGGGggctccggccggcggcgaagccACCATGGGGGAGATCACCAACGTCATGGAGTACCAGGCCATCGCGGAGCAGAAGCTTCCCAAGATGGCCTACGACTACTACGCCTCCGGCGCCGAGGACGAGTGGACGCTCAAGGAGAACCGGgaggccttctccaggatcct GGGAGTATGCAACTGCACGGGCAGCATCAGCAGCAGGGACTATCATG GCACTGTCGTCATGGGCTACTTCAAGCGTCGAGGAGGTCGCCTCGACCGGGCCAGGAATCCGTTTCTTCCAGCTATAT GTGTACAAGGACAGGAAGGTGGTGGAGCAGCTGGTGAGAAGGGCCGAGAGGGCCGGGTTCAAGGCGATCGCGCTCACCGTGGACACCCCACGCCTCGGCCGCCGCGAAGCCGACATCAAGAACAG GTTCGTTCTGCCGCCACACCTGACGCTGAAGAACTTTGAGGGCCTGGACCTCGGCAAGATGGACCAG TCGAACCACGGCGCGCGCCAGCTGGACTACGTGCCGGCCACCATCAGCGCCCTCGAGGAG GTCGTGACGGCGGCCCAGGGGCGCATCCCGGTGTacctcgacggcggcgtccgCCGCGGCACCGACGTCTTCAAGGCGCTCGCCCTCGGCGCCTCCGGCATCTTC GTCGGGAGGCCGGTGGTGTTCGCgctggcggcggagggcgaggcgggcGTCCGGAACGTGCTGCGGATGCTGCGGGAGGAGTTCGAGCTGACCATGGCCCTCAGCGGCTGCACGACGCTGGCCGACATCAACCGCAGCCACATCCTGACCGAGGGCGACCGCCTCCGCCCCACGCCCAGGTTGTGA
- the LOC120687891 gene encoding peroxisomal (S)-2-hydroxy-acid oxidase GLO1-like isoform X5 yields the protein MGEITNVMEYQAIAEQKLPKMAYDYYASGAEDEWTLKENREAFSRILFRPRILIDVSKIDMTTSVLGFNISMPIMIAPTAFQKMAHPDGEYATARAASAAGTIMALSSWATSSVEEVASTGPGIRFFQLYVYKDRKVVEQLVRRAERAGFKAIALTVDTPRLGRREADIKNRFVLPPHLTLKNFEGLDLGKMDQANDSGLASYVAGQIDRTLSWKDVKWLQSITSLPILVKGVVTTEDARLAVHSGAAGIIVSNHGARQLDYVPATISALEEVVTAAQGRIPVYLDGGVRRGTDVFKALALGASGIFVGRPVVFALAAEGEAGVRNVLRMLREEFELTMALSGCTTLADINRSHILTEGDRLRPTPRL from the exons ATGGGGGAGATCACCAACGTCATGGAGTACCAGGCCATCGCGGAGCAGAAGCTTCCCAAGATGGCCTACGACTACTACGCCTCCGGCGCCGAGGACGAGTGGACGCTCAAGGAGAACCGGgaggccttctccaggatcct ATTCCGCCCTCGCATACTGATCGATGTGTCCAAGATTGACATGACCACAAGTGTTctgggcttcaatatttcaatGCCCATTATGATTGCTCCCACTGCCTTTCAGAAAATGGCTCACCCAGATG GGGAGTATGCAACTGCACGGGCAGCATCAGCAGCAGGGACTATCATG GCACTGTCGTCATGGGCTACTTCAAGCGTCGAGGAGGTCGCCTCGACCGGGCCAGGAATCCGTTTCTTCCAGCTATAT GTGTACAAGGACAGGAAGGTGGTGGAGCAGCTGGTGAGAAGGGCCGAGAGGGCCGGGTTCAAGGCGATCGCGCTCACCGTGGACACCCCACGCCTCGGCCGCCGCGAAGCCGACATCAAGAACAG GTTCGTTCTGCCGCCACACCTGACGCTGAAGAACTTTGAGGGCCTGGACCTCGGCAAGATGGACCAG GCCAACGATTCCGGGCTCGCGTCGTACGTTGCTGGGCAAATTGACCGCACCCTGAGCTGGAAG GATGTCAAGTGGCTGCAGAGCATCACCTCGCTGCCGATCCTGGTGAAGGGAGTCGTCACGACAGAGGACG CGAGGCTGGCCGTCCACTCCGGCGCGGCGGGCATCATCGTGTCGAACCACGGCGCGCGCCAGCTGGACTACGTGCCGGCCACCATCAGCGCCCTCGAGGAG GTCGTGACGGCGGCCCAGGGGCGCATCCCGGTGTacctcgacggcggcgtccgCCGCGGCACCGACGTCTTCAAGGCGCTCGCCCTCGGCGCCTCCGGCATCTTC GTCGGGAGGCCGGTGGTGTTCGCgctggcggcggagggcgaggcgggcGTCCGGAACGTGCTGCGGATGCTGCGGGAGGAGTTCGAGCTGACCATGGCCCTCAGCGGCTGCACGACGCTGGCCGACATCAACCGCAGCCACATCCTGACCGAGGGCGACCGCCTCCGCCCCACGCCCAGGTTGTGA
- the LOC120687892 gene encoding peroxisomal membrane protein 13-like, producing MAAGGNPPPKPWERAGASSGPAPFKPPSGGTTSDVVEASGTAKHGEIVSTTGNNAASNVNSNISRPVPPRPWQQQGYGNSFGGYGSNMYSSYGGFSGPYGNNMCSGYGGGYGGMYGGSGMYGGSMYNGGMGGQYGGYGMGVGPYNQGPNSFGPPAPPPGFWVSFLRVMHGVVNFCGRVSFLVSQNTQAFHMFITALLQLCDRTGMLYGELARFVLRLLGIKTKPKKGGVKGSGAASLEGTGQQFVEAPKAASNSWDSVWTENGKGK from the exons aTGGCAGCAG GTGGTAATCCACCACCAAAGCCGTGGGAACGTGCGGGAGCTTCATCTGGTCCAGCACCTTTTAAGCCCCCCTCTGGAGGTACCACAAGTGATGTTGTTGAAGCTTCTGGGACAGCAAAACATGGAGAAATTGTTTCCACTACAGGGAACAATGCTGCTTCCAATGTAAACAGCAACATTTCAAGGCCAGTTCCCCCAAGGCCATGGCAGCAGCAAGGCTATGGAAATTCCTTTGGGG GTTATGGCTCCAATATGTATAGCTCCTATGGTGGATTCAGTGGACCCTATGGAAATAACATGTGTTCAGGTTATGGAGGAGGTTATGGTGGTATGTACGGAGGTTCTGGAATGTATGGTGGCTCGATGTATAATGGTGGAATGGGAGGTCAATATGGTGGTTATGGTATGGGTGTTGGTCCTTATAATCAGGGTCCAAATTCGTTTGGCCCTCCCGCACCACCCCCTGGATTTTGGGTTTCCTTCCTACGAGTG ATGCATGGTGTCGTAAATTTCTGTGGGCGGGTTAGCTTCCTTGTTAGTCAGAACACTCAGGCGTTCCACATGTTCATTACTGCACTTTTGCAG CTATGCGATCGAACTGGAATGCTTTATGGTGAGCTTGCAAGGTTTGTTTTACGTTTGCTGGGGATCAAAACAAAACCAAAGAAGGGTGGTGTTAAGGGCAGTGGAGCTGCATCATTGGAGGGAACAGGCCAACAGTTTGTGGAGGCGCCAAAAGCTGCCAGCAACTCATGGGACAGCGTCTGGACTGAGAATGGCAAGGGGAAGTAA
- the LOC120687893 gene encoding probable glutathione S-transferase GSTU1 isoform X2, with product MAGEKKGLQLLDFWVSPFGQRCRIALAEKSELLRRSNPVHKKIPVLLHGGRPVCESLIIVQYIDEAFPAEPGLLPADPYARAQARFWADYVDKKLYDCGTRLLKLKGEPQQQARAEMLEILRTLDGALGDGKFFGGEAFGFADVALAPFTAWFLTYERHGEFSVEKECPRLVAWAKRCGERESVAKNLPPPEKVYEFVAGMKKRFGIE from the exons ATGGCGGGGGAGAAGAAGGGCCTGCAGCTGCTGGACTTCTGGGTGAGCCCGTTCGGGCAGCGCTGCCGCATCGCGCTGGCCGAGAAG AGCGAGCTCCTGCGGCGCTCCAACCCGGTGCACAAGAAGATCCCCGTGCTCCTCCACGGCGGCCGCCCCGTCTGCGAGTCCCTCATCATCGTCCAGTACATCGACGAGGCGTTCCCGGCCGAGCCGGGGCTGCTCCCCGCCGACCCCTACGCGCGCGCGCAGGCCCGCTTCTGGGCCGACTACGTGGACAAGAAGCTCTACGACTGCGGGACCCGGCTGTTGAAGCTCAAGGGCGAGCCCCAGCAGCAGGCCCGCGCGGAGATGCTCGAGATCCTCCGGACGCTGGACGGCGCGCTCGGCGACGGCAAGTTCTTCGGCGGCGAGGCGTTCGGCTTCGCCGACGTCGCGCTCGCGCCGTTCACGGCGTGGTTCCTCACCTACGAGCGCCACGGGGAGTTCAGCGTGGAGAAGGAGTGCCCCAGGCTGGTGGCGTGGGCGAAGCgctgcggggagagggagagcgtcGCCAAGAACCTCCCGCCGCCGGAGAAGGTCTACGAGTTCGTCGCCGGCATGAAGAAGAGGTTCGGTATCGAGTAA
- the LOC120687893 gene encoding probable glutathione S-transferase GSTU1 isoform X1, producing the protein MAGEKKGLQLLDFWVSPFGQRCRIALAEKGLPYEYLEQDLRNKSELLRRSNPVHKKIPVLLHGGRPVCESLIIVQYIDEAFPAEPGLLPADPYARAQARFWADYVDKKLYDCGTRLLKLKGEPQQQARAEMLEILRTLDGALGDGKFFGGEAFGFADVALAPFTAWFLTYERHGEFSVEKECPRLVAWAKRCGERESVAKNLPPPEKVYEFVAGMKKRFGIE; encoded by the coding sequence ATGGCGGGGGAGAAGAAGGGCCTGCAGCTGCTGGACTTCTGGGTGAGCCCGTTCGGGCAGCGCTGCCGCATCGCGCTGGCCGAGAAGGGACTCCCCTACGAGTACCTGGAGCAGGACCTGCGCAACAAGAGCGAGCTCCTGCGGCGCTCCAACCCGGTGCACAAGAAGATCCCCGTGCTCCTCCACGGCGGCCGCCCCGTCTGCGAGTCCCTCATCATCGTCCAGTACATCGACGAGGCGTTCCCGGCCGAGCCGGGGCTGCTCCCCGCCGACCCCTACGCGCGCGCGCAGGCCCGCTTCTGGGCCGACTACGTGGACAAGAAGCTCTACGACTGCGGGACCCGGCTGTTGAAGCTCAAGGGCGAGCCCCAGCAGCAGGCCCGCGCGGAGATGCTCGAGATCCTCCGGACGCTGGACGGCGCGCTCGGCGACGGCAAGTTCTTCGGCGGCGAGGCGTTCGGCTTCGCCGACGTCGCGCTCGCGCCGTTCACGGCGTGGTTCCTCACCTACGAGCGCCACGGGGAGTTCAGCGTGGAGAAGGAGTGCCCCAGGCTGGTGGCGTGGGCGAAGCgctgcggggagagggagagcgtcGCCAAGAACCTCCCGCCGCCGGAGAAGGTCTACGAGTTCGTCGCCGGCATGAAGAAGAGGTTCGGTATCGAGTAA
- the LOC120693096 gene encoding probable glutathione S-transferase GSTU1 codes for MAGGESDGSGLVLLDVFGSPFAQRVRIALAEKGLAYERAEQDLAAKGDLLRRSNPVHGKVPVLLHAGRPVCESLAVLQYLDEAFPGTPPLLPADPYARARARFWAEYADRLHLCGKRLWLRRDEEAAEPEAREGMGAVLRALEAELGGKELFSGEAFGYVDVATAPFAAWFLTYERHGGLSVGVAEECPGLAAWAARCLRRESVAANVYPPEKVYELVQEYRQWVLGRK; via the coding sequence ATGGCCGGTGGCGAGAGCGACGGCAGCGGCCTGGTGCTGCTGGACGTGTTCGGCAGCCCGTTCGCGCAGCGCGTGCGCATCGCGCTGGCGGAGAAGGGCCTGGCCTACGAGCGCGCCGAGCAGGACCTCGCCGCCAAGGGCGACCTCCTGCGCCGCTCCAACCCCGTGCACGGCAAGGTCCCCGTGCTCCTCCACGCGGGGCGGCCCGTCTGCGAGTCCCTCGCCGTCCTCCAGTACCTCGACGAGGCCTTCCCGGggacgccgccgctcctcccggcCGACCCCTACGCGCGCGCCCGGGCGCGGTTCTGGGCGGAGTACGCGGACCGGCTCCACCTCTGCGGGAAGCGCCTGTGGCTGCGGcgcgacgaggaggcggcggagccggAGGCGCGGGAGGGGATGGGGGCCGTGCTGCGCGCGCTGGAGGCCGAGCTCGGGGGGAAGGAGTTGTTCAGCGGGGAGGCGTTCGGGTACGTGGACGTCGCGACGGCGCCGTTCGCGGCGTGGTTCCTCACATACGAGCGCCACGGCGGGCTCAGCGTGGGCGTGGCCGAGGAGTGCCCGGGgctggcggcgtgggcggcgcggtGCTTGCGCCGTGAGAGCGTCGCCGCCAACGTGTACCCGCCGGAGAAGGTGTACGAGCTCGTCCAGGAGTACAGGCAGTGGGTGCTCGGGCGAAAATGA
- the LOC120691407 gene encoding transcription factor PCF6-like — protein sequence MEAVGDGAAAGAGDEAPPGRSQQGAKRGRGGGVRGGEAEAAWGLPPALPPPQGPGAGSRIYRVRASGGKDRHSKVYTAKGIRDRRVRLSVPTAIQFYDLQDRLGFDQPSKAIEWLINAASDAIDKLPALDTAAFAALPGPAEADAAKVKQQLGSSSGGSSPSETSKGSELSLSRSDSRGGAAAARDREVTVASTSAQAASFTELLTGVASSGAISAAEHKQSWQQQQPSASAAAAADCVGIARPGKGAHGLSTHAFSGPIKFGNAPPFGMVPAQPFNFTSHVEMPHFSLGQDALVASSPPAAGDYSLNFSMSSGFLGTNRGTLQSNSQSNFSGHHHQQLQRLDGPFLFGHAAAAHPASENQLAASAALQLWDGFRHSGMKEKSKN from the coding sequence ATGGAGGCCGTGGGCGACGGAGCTGCAGCGGGGGCGGGGGACgaggcgccgcccggccggtcgcaGCAGGGCGCcaagcgcggccgcggcggcggcgtgaggggcggcgaggcggaggcggcgtggggcctgccgccggcgctgccgccgccgcagggccCGGGGGCGGGCTCGCGGATCTACCGCGTGCGGGCCAGCGGGGGCAAGGACCGGCACAGCAAGGTGTACACGGCCAAGGGCATCCGCGACCGCCGCGTGCGCCTGTCGGTGCCCACCGCCATCCAGTTCTACGACCTGCAGGACCGCCTGGGCTTCGACCAGCCCAGCAAGGCCATCGAATGGCTCATCAACGCCGCCTCCGACGCCATCGACAAGCTCCCGGCGCTCGACACCGCCGCCTTCGCGGCCCTCCCCGGGCCCGCTGAGGCGGATGCCGCCAAGGTGAAGCAGCAGCTGGGGAGCAGCTCCGGGGGTAGCAGCCCGTCGGAGACGAGCAAAGGTTCCGAGCTCTCCCTCTCGCGCTCCGACAgccgcgggggcgccgccgctgcgcgggACAGGGAGGTCACCGTGGCCAGCACCTCGGCGCAGGCCGCGTCCTTCACTGAGCTGCTCACCGGGGTGGCGTCTTCCGGCGCCATTAGTGCCGCCGAGCACAAGCAGtcctggcagcagcagcagcccagcgcctccgcggcggcggccgccgactGCGTCGGCATTGCGCGCCCGGGGAAAGGTGCGCACGGGCTGTCGACGCACGCATTCTCGGGCCCCATCAAGTTCGGCAATGCGCCTCCGTTCGGCATGGTCCCGGCGCAGCCCTTCAACTTCACCTCTCACGTCGAGATGCCTCACTTCTCGCTCGGCCAGGACGCTTTGGTGGCGTcctcgcctcccgccgccggcgactacAGCCTCAATTTCTCCATGTCCTCGGGTTTCTTGGGTACCAATAGGGGGACCCTTCAGTCCAATTCCCAGTCTAACTTTTCAGGCCATCACCACCAGCAGCTCCAGAGGCTGGACGGCCCGTTCTTGTTCGgtcacgcggcggcggcgcaccccgCATCTGAGAACCAGCTGGCCGCATCCGCGGCGTTGCAGCTGTGGGATGGGTTCCGGCACTCCGGCATGAAGGAGAAGAGCAAGAACTGA